A region from the Variovorax paradoxus genome encodes:
- the bamC gene encoding outer membrane protein assembly factor BamC: MKNLSHISRAALLATLVVSLAACSVLESDKIDYKSAGKAPTLEVPPDLSQLSRENRYAVPGGAVTANAYQAGAANAPGIPTAVANIGDVRMERSGTQRWIVINRSPDQLWDPVKDFWQESGFLLTTEQRNLGIMETDWAENRAKLPQDIIRGTLGKLVDSVYSTGELDRFRTRLERTPTGTEIFISHRGMQEVYNNSRQDQTVWQPRPSDPELETEFLRRLMVKLGVTQEQSKILAATTAPSKTATVANVGGQPVVQISEGFDRAWRRVGLALDRTGFTVEDRDRSAGIYYVRYVTPNPDKKEPGFFGKLFGSSDKNEAPIKFRILVKGGQGESTTVSVLNASGAPESSANAQRIVQVIADDLK; this comes from the coding sequence TTGAAGAACCTTTCGCACATTTCGCGAGCTGCACTGCTGGCCACCCTCGTTGTCAGCCTCGCCGCCTGCTCCGTTCTCGAGAGCGACAAGATCGACTACAAGAGCGCCGGCAAGGCACCGACGCTCGAAGTCCCGCCCGACCTGTCGCAGCTCTCGCGCGAGAACCGCTATGCGGTGCCTGGCGGCGCGGTCACGGCCAACGCCTACCAGGCCGGTGCCGCCAACGCCCCGGGCATTCCGACCGCGGTGGCCAACATCGGCGACGTCCGCATGGAACGCTCGGGTACGCAGCGCTGGATCGTCATCAACCGTTCGCCCGACCAGCTCTGGGATCCGGTGAAGGACTTCTGGCAGGAAAGCGGCTTCCTCCTGACCACCGAGCAGCGCAACCTCGGCATCATGGAAACCGACTGGGCCGAGAACCGCGCCAAGCTGCCGCAGGACATCATCCGCGGCACGCTGGGCAAGCTGGTCGATTCGGTCTACTCGACCGGCGAACTCGACCGCTTCCGCACCCGCCTGGAGCGCACGCCCACGGGCACCGAGATCTTCATCAGCCACCGCGGCATGCAGGAGGTCTACAACAACAGCCGCCAGGACCAGACCGTCTGGCAGCCCCGCCCGAGCGACCCTGAACTCGAGACCGAGTTCCTGCGCCGCCTGATGGTCAAGCTCGGCGTGACGCAAGAGCAGTCGAAGATCCTGGCCGCCACCACCGCGCCGTCCAAGACCGCAACCGTCGCCAACGTGGGCGGCCAGCCGGTCGTGCAGATCAGCGAAGGCTTCGACCGCGCATGGCGCCGGGTGGGCCTGGCACTCGACCGCACCGGCTTCACCGTGGAAGACCGCGACCGCAGCGCCGGCATCTACTACGTGCGCTACGTGACCCCGAACCCCGACAAGAAGGAGCCCGGCTTCTTCGGCAAGCTGTTCGGCAGCTCCGACAAGAACGAAGCACCGATCAAGTTCCGCATCCTCGTGAAGGGCGGTCAGGGCGAGAGCACCACGGTCTCGGTGCTGAACGCAAGCGGCGCACCCGAAAGCTCGGCGAACGCGCAGCGCATCGTCCAGGTCATTGCGGACGACCTGAAGTAG
- the dapA gene encoding 4-hydroxy-tetrahydrodipicolinate synthase — MGAFVHPTERFPLEQLTGSIVALVTPMHDDGSVDYPALRRLIDWHIDEGTDCLGVVGTTGESPTVDVEEHCEIIRVAVEQAKGRVPVMAGCGANSTKEAIELARFAKGVGADSQLQVVPYYNKPTQEGQYQHFKAIAEAVGDLPTVLYNVPGRTVADMAHDTVLRLAQVPGIIGIKEATGNIERAQWLIRDLPKHFAVYSGDDPTAVALMLCGGQGNISVTANIAPRKMHELCVAAIAGDVRRAMQIQFELTPLHRHLFVEPNPIPLKWAMSRLGLCGGALRLPLTELAEMNQPVVEAALRATGLLKG, encoded by the coding sequence ATCGGCGCTTTCGTCCACCCGACAGAGAGATTCCCCTTGGAGCAACTGACAGGCAGCATCGTCGCTCTCGTCACGCCGATGCACGACGACGGCAGTGTCGACTACCCCGCCCTGCGCCGGCTGATCGACTGGCACATCGACGAAGGCACCGATTGCCTCGGCGTGGTCGGCACCACCGGCGAATCGCCCACGGTCGACGTGGAAGAGCATTGCGAGATCATCCGCGTGGCGGTCGAGCAGGCCAAGGGCCGCGTGCCCGTGATGGCCGGCTGCGGCGCCAATTCGACCAAGGAAGCCATCGAGCTCGCCAGGTTCGCCAAGGGCGTGGGCGCCGATTCGCAGCTGCAGGTCGTGCCCTACTACAACAAGCCGACGCAGGAAGGCCAGTACCAGCACTTCAAGGCCATTGCCGAAGCCGTGGGCGACCTGCCCACCGTGCTGTACAACGTGCCCGGCCGCACCGTGGCCGATATGGCGCACGACACCGTGCTGCGCCTGGCCCAGGTGCCGGGCATCATCGGCATCAAGGAAGCCACCGGCAACATCGAGCGCGCGCAGTGGCTCATCCGCGATCTGCCCAAGCACTTTGCCGTCTATTCCGGCGACGACCCCACTGCGGTGGCCCTCATGCTCTGCGGCGGCCAGGGCAACATCAGCGTCACGGCCAACATCGCGCCGCGCAAGATGCACGAGCTGTGCGTTGCGGCCATCGCGGGCGATGTGCGGCGCGCCATGCAGATCCAGTTCGAACTGACGCCGCTGCATCGCCACCTGTTCGTGGAACCCAATCCGATCCCGCTCAAGTGGGCCATGTCCAGGCTCGGACTGTGCGGCGGCGCATTGCGGCTGCCGCTCACCGAGCTGGCGGAAATGAACCAGCCCGTGGTCGAGGCCGCCCTGCGCGCCACCGGCCTGCTCAAGGGCTGA
- a CDS encoding class I SAM-dependent methyltransferase yields MKDAAPSHGGTQPSEWIVRWSHLLAPGAAVLDVACGQGRHMRWFAARGHEVTGVDRSAEAAGAAGAFGHVLTADIESGPWPFAGQAFGAVVVTNYLWRPRMADIVAAVAPGGVLLYETFAAGNEMVGKPSRPDFLLQPGELLTACKELRVVAYEDGFLAEPPRFVQRIAAIRVGHANPGQPARHLLQAN; encoded by the coding sequence ATGAAAGATGCAGCGCCTTCGCATGGCGGAACGCAGCCGTCGGAATGGATCGTGCGGTGGTCGCACCTGCTTGCCCCTGGCGCTGCCGTGCTCGACGTGGCGTGCGGCCAGGGACGGCACATGCGGTGGTTCGCGGCGCGCGGGCATGAGGTCACGGGCGTGGACCGCTCGGCCGAAGCCGCCGGGGCCGCGGGCGCCTTCGGCCACGTGCTGACCGCCGACATCGAGTCCGGCCCCTGGCCCTTCGCGGGCCAGGCCTTCGGCGCGGTGGTCGTCACCAATTACCTGTGGCGCCCGCGCATGGCCGACATCGTGGCCGCGGTCGCGCCCGGCGGGGTGCTGCTCTACGAAACCTTCGCCGCGGGCAACGAGATGGTGGGCAAGCCCTCGCGGCCCGACTTCCTGCTGCAGCCCGGCGAGCTGCTGACCGCATGCAAGGAGTTGCGCGTGGTGGCCTACGAAGACGGCTTTCTTGCCGAACCGCCGCGCTTCGTGCAGCGCATTGCGGCCATCCGTGTCGGCCATGCCAACCCGGGCCAGCCCGCACGCCATCTGCTGCAGGCAAACTGA
- a CDS encoding MFS transporter, with protein sequence MQASPPTLSVKQVLICGAMIVTLSMGIRHGFGLWLQPITQAQDWSRQTFSFALAVQNLSWGIFGVFAGMVADRFGAFRVLIAGTAFYALGLLGMAYSPTPLLFTLSAGVLIGAAQAGTTYAVVYGVIGRQIPAERRSWAMGVAAAAGSFGQFLMAPIEGLLIGHLGWQSALAVVAMLALVIVPLAFGLREPQRGALAGRREQSVLHAVGEAFRYPSFGLLMAGYFVCGFQLAFIGIHMPTYLRDQRLPAEVAGYALALIGLFNVFGTYTVGLLGQKLAKRKILAAIYLARAVSIALFLLAPISPLSVYVFSAAMGFLWLSTVPATNAIIAGIFGVAHLSMLSGFVFLSHQVGSFIGVWLGGYLYDTTGSYDIVWYIAIALGVFAALINLPVKENAIARGGRTAAAAG encoded by the coding sequence ATGCAAGCCTCCCCTCCCACTCTCTCGGTCAAGCAGGTGCTGATCTGCGGCGCCATGATCGTCACGCTCTCCATGGGCATCCGCCATGGCTTCGGCCTCTGGCTGCAGCCGATCACGCAAGCCCAGGACTGGAGCCGCCAGACCTTTTCGTTCGCGCTGGCCGTGCAGAACTTGTCGTGGGGCATCTTCGGCGTGTTCGCGGGGATGGTGGCGGATCGCTTCGGGGCCTTCCGGGTGCTGATCGCCGGCACGGCGTTCTATGCGCTGGGCCTGCTGGGCATGGCGTATTCGCCCACGCCGCTGCTGTTCACGCTGAGCGCCGGTGTGCTGATCGGCGCGGCGCAGGCCGGCACCACCTATGCCGTCGTCTACGGCGTGATCGGGCGCCAGATCCCGGCCGAGCGGCGCTCCTGGGCGATGGGCGTGGCGGCCGCGGCGGGCTCGTTCGGCCAGTTCCTGATGGCGCCGATCGAGGGGCTGCTCATCGGGCACCTGGGCTGGCAGAGCGCGCTTGCTGTGGTGGCGATGCTGGCACTGGTGATCGTGCCGCTCGCCTTCGGCCTGCGCGAACCGCAGCGCGGCGCGCTGGCCGGGCGCCGCGAGCAGTCGGTGCTGCACGCGGTGGGCGAGGCCTTCCGCTACCCGAGCTTCGGCCTGCTGATGGCGGGGTATTTCGTCTGCGGCTTCCAGCTCGCCTTCATCGGCATCCATATGCCGACCTACCTGCGCGACCAGCGCCTGCCGGCCGAGGTGGCGGGCTACGCGCTGGCGCTGATCGGGCTCTTCAACGTGTTCGGCACCTACACGGTCGGGCTGCTGGGCCAGAAGCTGGCCAAGCGCAAGATCCTGGCGGCCATCTACCTTGCGCGGGCGGTGTCGATCGCCCTGTTCCTGCTGGCGCCCATTTCGCCGCTCAGCGTGTATGTCTTCTCGGCCGCCATGGGCTTTCTCTGGCTTTCGACGGTGCCCGCCACCAACGCGATCATCGCGGGCATCTTCGGCGTGGCGCACCTGTCGATGCTCAGCGGCTTCGTGTTCCTGAGCCACCAGGTCGGATCGTTCATCGGCGTCTGGCTGGGCGGCTATCTGTACGACACCACGGGCAGCTACGACATCGTCTGGTACATCGCGATCGCCCTGGGCGTGTTCGCGGCGTTGATCAACCTGCCGGTGAAGGAAAACGCCATTGCGCGCGGCGGGCGGACGGCCGCCGCAGCCGGCTGA
- a CDS encoding DNA topoisomerase IV subunit B has protein sequence MATPLKTPPSSSSASSGYSEGSIRVLKGLEPVKQRPGMYTRTDNPLHIIQEVLDNAADEALAGYGKKIKVTLHADGSVSVEDDGRGIPFGLHPEEKAPVVELVFTRLHAGGKFDKGSGGAYSFSGGLHGVGVSVTNALSKRLEVSSHREGSAAKLAFSAGDVIEALEIRKLEAGERKQGTTVRAWPDAKYFETAALPMAELTHLLRSKAVLMPGVSVTLTVEKTKETQQWLYKGGLSDYLMQTLNGDPVIPLFEGSGHADKNADNFAEGEGADWCVAFTEDGQPVRESYVNLIPTSAGGTHESGLRDGLFTAVKGFIELHSLLPKGVKLLPEDVFARASYVLSAKVLDPQFQGQIKERLNSRDAVRLVSSFVRPALELWLNQHVDYGRKLAELAIKAAQTRQRAGQKVEKRKGSGVAVLPGKLTDCESKDIGHNEVFLVEGDSAGGSAKMGRDKESQAILPLRGKVLNTWEVERDRLFANTEIHDISVAVGVDPHGPADTPDMSGLRYGKICILSDADVDGSHIQVLLLTLFFRHFPKLIEAGHVYVAKPPLFRVDAPARGKKPASKVYALDEGELTATLDKLRKDGVREGAWSISRFKGLGEMSAEQLWETTLNPDTRRLMKVQLGRFDFTSTQGEITKLMGKGEAAARRELMELRADDVDIDV, from the coding sequence ATGGCGACTCCCCTCAAGACTCCCCCCAGTTCATCGTCCGCGTCCTCCGGCTACTCGGAAGGCTCCATCCGCGTGCTCAAGGGCCTCGAGCCCGTGAAGCAGCGCCCGGGCATGTACACCCGGACCGACAACCCGCTGCACATCATCCAGGAAGTGCTCGACAACGCCGCCGACGAGGCGCTGGCGGGCTATGGCAAGAAGATCAAGGTCACGCTGCATGCCGACGGCTCGGTCAGCGTCGAGGACGACGGCCGCGGCATTCCGTTCGGCCTGCACCCCGAGGAAAAGGCGCCCGTGGTCGAGCTCGTGTTCACCCGCCTGCATGCCGGCGGCAAGTTCGACAAGGGCTCGGGCGGCGCCTACAGCTTCTCGGGCGGCCTGCACGGCGTGGGCGTGTCGGTGACCAATGCGCTTTCCAAGCGGCTCGAAGTCAGCTCCCACCGCGAAGGCTCGGCCGCCAAGCTGGCCTTCAGCGCCGGCGACGTGATCGAGGCGCTCGAAATCCGCAAGCTCGAGGCTGGCGAGCGCAAGCAGGGCACCACCGTGCGTGCCTGGCCCGACGCCAAATACTTCGAGACCGCGGCGCTGCCCATGGCCGAACTCACCCACCTGCTGCGCAGCAAGGCCGTGCTGATGCCCGGCGTGAGCGTCACGCTCACGGTCGAGAAGACCAAGGAAACGCAGCAGTGGCTCTACAAGGGCGGCCTGAGCGACTATCTGATGCAGACGCTCAACGGCGACCCGGTGATCCCGCTGTTCGAAGGCAGCGGCCATGCCGACAAGAACGCCGACAACTTCGCCGAAGGCGAGGGCGCCGACTGGTGCGTGGCCTTCACCGAAGACGGCCAGCCGGTGCGCGAGAGCTACGTCAACCTGATTCCCACCAGCGCCGGCGGCACGCACGAGAGCGGCCTGCGCGACGGCCTCTTCACCGCGGTGAAGGGCTTCATCGAACTGCACTCGCTCTTGCCCAAGGGCGTGAAGCTGCTGCCTGAAGACGTGTTCGCGCGCGCTTCGTACGTGCTGAGCGCCAAGGTGCTCGATCCGCAGTTCCAGGGCCAGATCAAGGAGCGCCTCAATTCGCGCGATGCCGTGCGCCTGGTGTCGAGCTTCGTGCGCCCCGCGCTCGAACTCTGGCTCAACCAGCACGTCGACTACGGCAGGAAGCTCGCCGAACTGGCCATCAAGGCCGCGCAGACGCGCCAGCGCGCCGGCCAGAAGGTCGAGAAGCGCAAGGGCTCCGGCGTGGCCGTGCTGCCCGGCAAGCTGACCGATTGCGAGAGCAAGGACATCGGCCACAACGAAGTCTTCCTGGTCGAGGGCGACTCGGCCGGCGGCAGCGCCAAGATGGGCCGCGACAAGGAAAGCCAGGCCATCCTGCCGCTGCGCGGCAAGGTGCTCAACACCTGGGAAGTGGAGCGCGACCGGCTCTTTGCCAACACCGAAATCCACGACATCTCGGTGGCCGTGGGCGTCGATCCGCACGGCCCCGCCGACACCCCCGACATGAGCGGCCTGCGCTACGGCAAGATCTGCATCCTCTCCGATGCCGACGTGGATGGTTCGCACATCCAGGTGCTGCTGCTCACGCTGTTCTTCCGCCACTTTCCGAAGCTCATCGAAGCCGGCCATGTGTATGTCGCAAAGCCGCCACTATTCCGGGTCGACGCGCCCGCGCGCGGCAAGAAGCCGGCCTCCAAGGTTTATGCGCTCGACGAGGGCGAATTGACCGCCACGCTCGACAAATTGCGTAAAGATGGCGTGCGCGAAGGCGCCTGGAGCATCAGCCGCTTCAAGGGCCTGGGCGAAATGAGCGCGGAACAATTGTGGGAAACCACGCTCAATCCGGATACCCGGCGCCTGATGAAGGTGCAACTGGGACGCTTCGACTTCACCTCCACCCAGGGCGAGATCACCAAGCTGATGGGCAAGGGCGAGGCAGCCGCCCGGCGCGAATTGATGGAACTGCGCGCCGACGATGTCGATATCGATGTTTGA
- a CDS encoding lytic transglycosylase domain-containing protein — MRPLLLALLLCAQQGLAHAADVYGYIDSKGVAHFASEKIDERYQVFFRRGQSFDTSQGIAAFGRGGRKPDGKVPQASQTLLALFEASPSYKTAKVALRDAASKHSIDYELLQALIATESGFDAQAVSPKGAMGLMQLMPATAQRYGVAADKRSTIEKKLFDPRINIAAGSRYLRDLIAMFPGQIELALAAYNAGEGAVQRAGNKIPNYKETQNYVQTVLQLYAYLKPSAAGAALAGGGGRGGKTPGRIRMELTVPKGGAIGRGNMPPDSPGGMPAMPEGPGPSTVPDSSPDAPVS, encoded by the coding sequence ATGCGTCCCTTGCTCCTGGCCCTGCTGCTGTGCGCACAGCAGGGGCTGGCGCACGCCGCTGACGTCTACGGCTACATCGACAGCAAGGGCGTGGCGCACTTCGCATCGGAAAAGATCGACGAGCGCTACCAGGTCTTCTTTCGCCGCGGCCAGAGCTTCGACACCTCGCAGGGCATCGCGGCCTTCGGGCGCGGCGGGCGCAAGCCCGACGGCAAGGTGCCGCAGGCGTCGCAGACCTTGCTGGCCCTGTTCGAGGCCTCGCCAAGCTACAAGACCGCGAAGGTCGCGCTGCGCGATGCGGCGAGCAAGCATTCGATCGACTACGAACTGCTGCAGGCGCTGATCGCCACCGAATCGGGTTTCGATGCCCAGGCCGTTTCGCCCAAGGGTGCGATGGGACTCATGCAGCTCATGCCGGCCACCGCGCAGCGCTATGGCGTCGCGGCCGACAAGCGCAGCACCATCGAGAAAAAGCTGTTCGACCCGCGCATCAACATCGCCGCGGGCTCGCGCTACCTGCGCGACCTGATCGCGATGTTCCCCGGCCAGATCGAACTCGCCCTGGCCGCCTACAACGCCGGCGAGGGCGCGGTGCAGCGCGCGGGCAACAAGATCCCGAACTACAAGGAAACGCAGAACTACGTACAGACGGTGCTGCAGCTCTACGCCTACCTCAAGCCGTCGGCCGCGGGGGCGGCCTTGGCGGGCGGCGGCGGGCGCGGCGGCAAGACGCCGGGGCGCATCCGCATGGAGCTCACGGTGCCCAAGGGCGGCGCGATCGGCCGTGGCAACATGCCGCCCGATTCGCCCGGCGGCATGCCGGCCATGCCCGAAGGCCCCGGGCCATCGACGGTGCCGGACAGCAGCCCGGACGCACCGGTGTCCTGA
- a CDS encoding Kelch repeat-containing protein yields the protein MHRRSFVLATAACAVAGAARAQHAATHDTLPPAPSSKEPYARLQGGVPHHMTPEQEAQRVTDSPAPAGPAGRWVPRAALPIPRSEMAWATAAQGRMHVVGGYGEGAVNRDYHHIYDPKADRWLDGAPLPRGANHVAVAADGDRVYALGGFVEQNRRSDTNAYVYEIAANRWTAIAPLPRPRGAAAAVMQGGALHLIGGASEPAAERASVGWHEVYDPKADRWSSAKPLPGARDHVGCVAHGGQIHVIGGRFNTFEYNTDLHHVYLPARDTWELRAPLPTARSGHGLVVYRGRFFAMGGEGGFLVGGVPRQAKVFGQMESYDPAADTWQRHAPMTTPRHAVGAAVIGDWIYVAGGGAVLGGAVQSAVHEAFTLG from the coding sequence ATGCACCGTCGAAGCTTCGTTCTGGCGACTGCTGCCTGCGCGGTGGCCGGCGCTGCGCGCGCGCAGCACGCGGCCACGCACGACACGCTGCCGCCGGCGCCTTCGTCGAAAGAACCCTACGCGCGGCTGCAGGGCGGTGTTCCGCACCACATGACGCCCGAGCAGGAAGCCCAGCGCGTCACCGACAGCCCCGCGCCGGCCGGTCCCGCGGGGCGCTGGGTGCCGCGCGCGGCCCTGCCGATTCCGCGCAGCGAGATGGCCTGGGCCACCGCGGCGCAGGGGCGCATGCATGTGGTCGGCGGCTATGGCGAAGGCGCGGTCAACCGCGACTACCACCACATCTATGACCCGAAGGCCGACCGCTGGCTCGACGGCGCACCGCTGCCGCGCGGCGCCAACCACGTGGCGGTGGCGGCCGATGGCGACCGCGTCTACGCCCTGGGCGGCTTCGTCGAACAGAACCGCCGCTCCGACACCAACGCCTACGTCTACGAGATCGCGGCCAACCGCTGGACCGCCATCGCACCGCTGCCGCGCCCGCGTGGCGCGGCCGCCGCGGTGATGCAGGGCGGCGCGCTGCACTTGATCGGCGGCGCCTCCGAGCCTGCCGCGGAACGCGCGAGCGTGGGCTGGCACGAGGTCTACGACCCCAAGGCCGATCGCTGGTCCTCCGCCAAGCCGCTGCCCGGCGCGCGCGACCACGTGGGCTGCGTGGCGCACGGCGGCCAGATCCACGTGATCGGCGGGCGCTTCAACACCTTCGAATACAACACCGACCTGCATCACGTCTACCTGCCCGCGCGCGACACCTGGGAGCTGCGTGCGCCGCTGCCCACCGCGCGTTCAGGCCACGGCCTCGTGGTGTACCGCGGCCGCTTCTTCGCCATGGGCGGAGAGGGCGGTTTCCTGGTGGGCGGCGTGCCGCGCCAGGCCAAGGTGTTCGGCCAGATGGAAAGCTACGATCCCGCGGCCGACACCTGGCAGCGCCATGCGCCGATGACCACGCCGCGCCATGCGGTGGGCGCCGCGGTGATCGGCGACTGGATCTATGTGGCCGGCGGCGGCGCGGTGCTCGGCGGCGCCGTGCAGTCCGCGGTGCACGAGGCTTTCACTTTGGGCTGA
- the parC gene encoding DNA topoisomerase IV subunit A yields MDSQPPLDLQGPTDGDTTLTLADYAQTAYLEYALSVVKGRALPDVSDGQKPVQRRILYSMSRMGLGFGGTNGTVGAKPVKSARVVGDVLGRFHPHSDQAAYDALVRMAQDFSQRYPLVDGQGNFGSRDGDGAAAMRYTEARLARITSLLLDEIDEGTVDFIPNYDGSTQEPRLLPARLPFTLLNGASGIAVGLATEIPSHNLREIADACVALIKSNGKLSEEELLQLVPGPDYPGGAQIISGPADIADAYRTGRGSLKVRARWKIEDLARGQWQLVVNELPPGVSTQKVLEEIEEITNPKVKAGKKALSADQTQLKAAMLSVLDVVRDESSKDAAVRLVFEPKTSRISQEEFITTLLAQTSLETSSPINLTMVGIDGKPTQKSLRQMLNEWIAFREVTVEKRSRHRLNKVLERIHILEGRQLVLLNIDEVIAIIRAAEDPKAALIARFDLSERQAEDILEIRLRQLARLEAIKIEQELKGLRDEQKKLEDILGSPAALRRLLVKEIESDAKTFDDPRRTLIQAEKRAVAEVKVVDEPVTVIVSQKGWVRAQKGWASEKAAGNGNGAVPEYSFKSGDALYGAFECRSVDTLLVFGSAKDKSVRVYTVPVASLPGARGDGQPVTTLIELDAGTHVTHFFAGPVGASVLLANTGGYGFIATVENMMSRQRGGKAFIDVGEGEQLCRPSLVGGASGAEPMPAATHVACASTGGRILTFDIAELKSLPKGGRGLTLIDLEAKDTLAGAAAYTRSVKIEGIGRGGKERDETLEIRTLNNARGSRARKGKAADLGFKPTSIVRVL; encoded by the coding sequence ATGGATTCCCAACCTCCGCTCGATCTCCAGGGTCCCACCGACGGCGACACCACCCTCACGCTGGCCGACTACGCACAGACCGCCTACCTCGAATACGCGCTCAGCGTGGTCAAGGGCCGCGCGCTGCCCGACGTGTCCGACGGCCAGAAGCCGGTGCAGCGGCGCATCCTCTATTCGATGTCGCGCATGGGCCTGGGCTTCGGCGGCACCAACGGCACCGTGGGCGCCAAGCCCGTCAAGAGCGCGCGCGTGGTCGGCGACGTGCTCGGCCGCTTCCATCCGCACAGCGACCAGGCCGCCTACGACGCGCTGGTGCGCATGGCGCAAGATTTTTCGCAGCGCTATCCGCTGGTCGATGGCCAGGGCAACTTCGGCAGCCGCGACGGCGACGGTGCCGCGGCCATGCGCTACACCGAAGCGCGCCTGGCCCGCATCACCAGCCTGCTGCTCGACGAGATCGACGAAGGCACGGTCGACTTCATTCCCAACTACGACGGCAGCACCCAGGAACCGCGCCTTTTGCCCGCGCGCCTGCCTTTCACGCTGCTCAACGGCGCGAGCGGCATTGCGGTCGGCTTGGCCACCGAAATCCCGAGCCACAACCTGCGCGAGATTGCCGATGCCTGCGTGGCGCTGATCAAGTCGAACGGCAAGCTCAGCGAAGAAGAGCTCTTGCAGCTGGTGCCCGGCCCCGATTACCCTGGCGGCGCGCAGATCATCAGCGGCCCGGCCGACATTGCCGACGCCTACCGCACCGGCCGCGGTTCATTGAAGGTGCGCGCGCGCTGGAAGATCGAAGACCTCGCGCGCGGCCAGTGGCAGCTGGTGGTCAACGAGCTTCCGCCCGGCGTCAGCACGCAGAAAGTGCTCGAGGAAATCGAGGAAATCACCAATCCGAAGGTGAAGGCCGGCAAGAAGGCCCTGAGCGCCGACCAGACCCAGCTCAAGGCCGCGATGCTGTCGGTGCTCGACGTGGTGCGCGACGAGTCCAGCAAGGACGCGGCCGTGCGCCTGGTGTTCGAGCCCAAGACCTCGCGCATCAGCCAGGAAGAATTCATCACCACGCTGCTCGCGCAGACTTCGCTCGAAACCTCCTCGCCGATCAATCTCACGATGGTGGGCATCGACGGCAAGCCTACGCAGAAATCGCTGCGCCAGATGCTCAACGAGTGGATCGCGTTCCGCGAGGTCACGGTCGAGAAGCGCTCGCGGCATCGGCTCAACAAGGTGCTCGAGCGCATCCACATCCTCGAGGGGCGGCAGCTGGTGCTGCTCAACATCGACGAGGTGATTGCGATCATCCGCGCGGCAGAGGACCCGAAGGCTGCGCTCATTGCGCGCTTCGATCTCAGCGAACGCCAGGCCGAGGACATCCTTGAAATCCGCCTGCGCCAACTCGCGCGGCTCGAAGCCATCAAGATCGAGCAGGAACTCAAGGGCCTGCGCGACGAGCAGAAGAAGCTCGAAGACATCCTCGGCAGCCCGGCCGCGCTGCGCCGCCTGCTGGTGAAGGAAATCGAGTCCGACGCCAAGACCTTCGACGACCCGCGCCGCACGCTGATCCAGGCCGAGAAGCGCGCCGTGGCCGAAGTGAAGGTGGTCGACGAGCCCGTGACCGTGATCGTCTCGCAGAAGGGCTGGGTGCGGGCGCAGAAGGGTTGGGCGAGCGAGAAGGCGGCCGGCAACGGAAACGGCGCGGTGCCCGAGTACAGCTTCAAGTCCGGCGACGCGCTCTACGGCGCCTTCGAATGCCGCAGCGTCGACACGCTGCTGGTGTTCGGTAGCGCGAAGGACAAGTCGGTGCGCGTCTACACCGTGCCTGTGGCCTCTCTGCCCGGTGCGCGCGGCGACGGCCAGCCCGTGACCACGCTGATCGAACTCGATGCCGGCACGCATGTCACGCACTTCTTTGCGGGCCCCGTGGGCGCGAGCGTGCTGCTGGCCAACACCGGCGGCTATGGCTTCATCGCCACCGTCGAGAACATGATGTCGCGCCAGCGCGGCGGCAAGGCCTTCATCGACGTGGGCGAGGGCGAGCAGCTCTGCCGCCCTTCGCTGGTGGGCGGCGCGAGCGGCGCGGAGCCGATGCCGGCCGCCACGCACGTGGCCTGCGCCTCGACCGGCGGGCGCATCCTGACCTTCGACATCGCCGAGCTCAAGAGCTTGCCCAAGGGCGGCCGCGGCCTCACGCTGATCGACCTGGAAGCGAAGGACACCCTGGCGGGTGCTGCGGCCTACACGCGCAGCGTGAAGATCGAAGGCATCGGCCGCGGCGGCAAGGAGCGCGACGAGACGCTGGAAATCCGCACACTCAACAACGCGCGCGGCAGCCGTGCGCGCAAGGGCAAGGCGGCCGACCTGGGCTTCAAGCCGACGAGCATCGTGCGGGTGCTGTGA